A window of Candidatus Saccharibacteria bacterium oral taxon 488 genomic DNA:
TGCAATAAGCGGATCAGGCGACGCATCAACCACAACGCATGGCAGCTCATGGTCTTTGACACATCTCTTTACGGTCGTGCGCGCGAGGTCGTAACGGAGATCGTTACGCTTATACTTTGTTCCCGTCACTATAACAACCGGTGCTCCCTCTATAGAAGGCCTCTTAACTTCAGTCATACTATCATTTTAACATATAAGTTTAATTTGTCAATGACAGATCAGTCCTCTTACACTTCAAAAACGCTTTGCACGAACGATACTGCGTCCTCTACACGCTTCACGTTCTCTCCCTGTTCACCCGGACGCATTTCGATTGACACAACACCCTCATAGCCAATGTGTTTTAGCGCATCAGCTGCGGCACGATAATCAACATCGTCTCGATTATAAACTCGATCAAGCATCGGAGCACTAACATGAAAATGCTTCAAGATATCGCCATTATTTCGTATCGATTCGCCAATATCATCACCAGCCAGCGCCATGCACGCCGTATCAAGATGCAGACCGATTCCCTCTGAGTTAACCATACGGACAAGCCGCGCGCCTTCGTCTGCTGTTGTCACGTAGTCACAATTATATTGAGGTGCATTTGGTTCGATACAGAGCATGGTATTATGCCGCTTGGCGACATCACCGAGCTCGGCGAAGAAACGGCTTGCGATGCTGTCCGCTTCTTCTACTGACATCGCACCGCGCTGTCGATTCTTTGGTGAACCAAATACCAGCCGACCAGCACCCATATCCCCAGCTAACCGCAAAAAGTCAGCCATATATTGCTGCATCTCGTTGCGAAGTTCGCTTGATTCAAACAGCTTTAGGTCAGGGCGCGCAAACAGCATCGACTGAAAGGCTACAATCTCAATACCATACCCCCGCCACCACTCGACATATTCGTTAATTTGCTCGGGAGTTGCCTTGGTCGGATCATCCCAACGCTTCGTCGGCGCGATCTCGACATAGCGCACGCCAAGCTCCCGCAGTCTCGCGGCGACGTCCGCTTCTTCTTCATTTGTCCATGCGATGTTTGATATAGCTAGTTTCATATGGTAATTATACCACTATTTATCCTATGGGCTATGCCGCGAGACCACATTGCTTTTTAAAGATTTCGATCTCCTCCTTAAGAACCTTCGGGTTCAAAGGACCTCTCATTTCGATTGATACCCAACCATCATAATTAGCCCCTCTGAGAGCATCCATATAGCCTCCCTGGGGAACCTCCGGCGCAAGTGAAAGCCGCTTCAGCTCCGGAGCGCTGGCATCAATACCGCGTACACTATCTCTATGGTTATGGATCAGTGAAGCCAAATCCCCCGGCGCGTCCCCAGCGCCATACATCGCCGCTGCATCAGGATGAATTCCGAACCCCAAACGGTTCTCCGTCTCGAGCCCATCAGCAATGCGACAAGTCAGATCCTCAGCCTGCCCTAGTGTGATACCAAACTCATTGCCATAGCCACACAACGGCTCAATTGCTAGCTGTGTACTATTACGAGCGGCCGTACGAGCAACCCTAGCAAATAACCTGATCGCCTCCTCCATGGCCTGTTTATAGCTACGACCCCCCAGTTTACGCAGCGCTGGCGAGCCAAATGACATCGAATCTGCACCGAGCTCACCGGCGAGTATAGCTTGAACTTCTAGATGTTTCGCTAGACGTTCGCGTTCATGGTCACTGCCAAAAAGTGCCATATCCTTGGTGGCATACGTCAAAGACTGCAACCCAACAACCGTTAGACCGAGACCCCCGAGACGCTTGCGGTATTCTCTGGCCTCCCGCTCCATAGTTTTGAGGCGGTCTTTGCGCTCCCGCTCAGAGAAATTAGTGATTTCCGGTAGGTCCGACCAGATTGTCGGCGGTGCAATCACCAGCCCCTCAACACCACTCTGCGACACGCACTTCAGTGCTGCTTGTTGATCTTTACCAAAGGCAATATTCGAGATGGCAAGCTTCATTGACTCCTTTGAACTCATGCTCGCATTATACCATGATTACTTATTTTTTGCAACAAACTCCTTGATGCCTGCCAGCTCTTGCTCCTTTGTGTATAGATAGTCACCTTCACCGCCATACGCCTCAGCATATTTACTGTGCATATCCCAGTAGGCCGGTGTTACTCCTTCTGGTGTGTTGGTAAACTCTATACCAAAGGCAACCTTGGCGACTTCCCGCGTGCTGACTGGTGGCGTCGCAAAATTAACCAGTGGCAGATTATTCTCTAAAGCAATGGTGATATCGCGCCAAATATTGGCGAGATTATAGTACTGGTACATACCATCAGCATGGATTTTCTCAACCATGTTATTGTTCATCAGATCATAAATAACGTTCTTCTTCAGCCCGTCACCAAATAACCCCGGCAGGCGAACAATTGTTGTGTCAAAGTTCTCACGACAGAATTGCTCAAGATAATACCTATTAACTCCGTATGGCAAAAGCCCTTCGGTTTCAATGGGCGTATCTTCGTTAGCGCCATTCGGGTTTTTATAAACACCGACTGTTGAAATCAGGACGAGTTTCTTGATCTTTACCTTTTTGATATGTGAAATAAAATCCTCAATCTCCGCGCGGTCGACCTCTGGCTCCTGATTAATCCGCCACATTTCAGCACGGTTTGCGGCACTCACCACCAGGTCGTACTCTTGACCTTCAATGTCAGCTATATTTTTGCTGTTATAATAATCGTCAAACTCGTGTTGACTCTTTATATTTCCACCGACGAATCCGGTGTACCCAATTAAGGCAGTCTTCATAGTATATTCCTCCTGGCTACAATTATGTCAGATTTTATATAAAACTCAACGATAGCCCAGTATGGACATGCGACAATATCAATTATAGAATGGTTTAGGTACTATGAAGAAACCTAAAATTTTAGGCCAGATAACTCTTAAACAAGCGCTGCTTTTTACCGCGGTATTTGTAAGTATTGCCCACTTGTTGGTTTTCGTAGGCTACGCTGTGTTCGCAGCTCTCGGGAATGGCCTGGTGATGGATTCCTATGCGGCCAATGGAACGTTCCAGCTATACAACCCCCTCCGTCGATTACTTGATGGTGAAGTTTTAGCACGAGACTTTCCATTCTTTCACGGGGTAGGAGTTCCCCTGCTTCATTTCCCCTTGTTTTACATCATGGGGCACAACTTATTTGCTGTAGAGGTTGCAAAGTTACTAGTATCACCACTCATATTCCTCATCTCGTCTTTCTTGCTATTTTGGGCTTACTTCAAAAATGTAAAGAAAGCGGTCTTTACAACAAGTATATTTACCGTCATTTCCCTACTGTGCATCGATGCAATTTGGGCGGGTAATTCCCTTCTGGGTCTCAGGACGGCCTTTCCATTCATTGCAGCAGCGTTTATGTTATGGCACCCAAACTGGCATGTTAATATCGGTAAACATAAGACGAGAGTCGACTTTTATTATCCTATTCTCTATACCCTCATGGGGATTTCCGTCGCCTGCGGAACCGAACAGGGTCTAGCATTTATGCTTGCTTATGTGCTCATCAGGGTAATTCAGTATATTCGTTCCAAGGAAACGATAAAAAAGCGGGTGCTGGCGTTTGTTGGCGAGTTATGTGGTGTAGCACTGGCCACATATGTCGTGCTTTCAATTATGACGCTTGGCCACGCACACGAGGCACTTTACTATGCACTCGTTGAAGTTTCAGGCGACCAAGGATGGTACTTTGGCGCTCCGCCGAACAGTTTTTTG
This region includes:
- a CDS encoding NAD-dependent epimerase/dehydratase family protein, which codes for MKTALIGYTGFVGGNIKSQHEFDDYYNSKNIADIEGQEYDLVVSAANRAEMWRINQEPEVDRAEIEDFISHIKKVKIKKLVLISTVGVYKNPNGANEDTPIETEGLLPYGVNRYYLEQFCRENFDTTIVRLPGLFGDGLKKNVIYDLMNNNMVEKIHADGMYQYYNLANIWRDITIALENNLPLVNFATPPVSTREVAKVAFGIEFTNTPEGVTPAYWDMHSKYAEAYGGEGDYLYTKEQELAGIKEFVAKNK
- a CDS encoding TIM barrel protein, translated to MSSKESMKLAISNIAFGKDQQAALKCVSQSGVEGLVIAPPTIWSDLPEITNFSERERKDRLKTMEREAREYRKRLGGLGLTVVGLQSLTYATKDMALFGSDHERERLAKHLEVQAILAGELGADSMSFGSPALRKLGGRSYKQAMEEAIRLFARVARTAARNSTQLAIEPLCGYGNEFGITLGQAEDLTCRIADGLETENRLGFGIHPDAAAMYGAGDAPGDLASLIHNHRDSVRGIDASAPELKRLSLAPEVPQGGYMDALRGANYDGWVSIEMRGPLNPKVLKEEIEIFKKQCGLAA
- a CDS encoding TIM barrel protein, producing the protein MKLAISNIAWTNEEEADVAARLRELGVRYVEIAPTKRWDDPTKATPEQINEYVEWWRGYGIEIVAFQSMLFARPDLKLFESSELRNEMQQYMADFLRLAGDMGAGRLVFGSPKNRQRGAMSVEEADSIASRFFAELGDVAKRHNTMLCIEPNAPQYNCDYVTTADEGARLVRMVNSEGIGLHLDTACMALAGDDIGESIRNNGDILKHFHVSAPMLDRVYNRDDVDYRAAADALKHIGYEGVVSIEMRPGEQGENVKRVEDAVSFVQSVFEV